The following proteins are encoded in a genomic region of Aliiroseovarius sp. F47248L:
- a CDS encoding RNA-binding protein produces the protein MTRGGQNKRPEEPERRCIATGETQPKAGMIRFVVGPDGSVVPDLLGKLPGRGIWVSADRAALTKAATKGLFSRAAKQQVTVPSDLLPMLEKGLAARVVHLISLARKAGGAVAGFEKVKDWLVKEQAAVLIQASDGSERGKSKLRPPPGYDRFFTCLTADELGMAFGRENVIHGALASGGLASRVVEEAKKLQAMRVQDSDGGNGHRKGTKTR, from the coding sequence ATGACGCGCGGTGGTCAAAACAAACGGCCGGAGGAGCCGGAACGGCGCTGTATCGCGACCGGAGAAACCCAGCCAAAAGCCGGGATGATCCGATTTGTCGTGGGGCCAGACGGGTCGGTTGTGCCGGATCTTCTGGGCAAGCTGCCCGGACGAGGAATCTGGGTGTCTGCAGACCGCGCCGCACTGACGAAGGCCGCAACCAAGGGGCTGTTTTCCCGCGCGGCGAAACAGCAGGTGACGGTACCCAGTGATTTGCTGCCGATGCTTGAGAAGGGTCTGGCGGCACGCGTGGTCCACCTGATCAGCCTTGCGCGTAAAGCAGGGGGTGCGGTCGCTGGGTTTGAGAAGGTGAAAGACTGGCTGGTTAAAGAACAGGCAGCGGTCTTGATCCAGGCGTCGGATGGTTCCGAGCGGGGCAAATCAAAGCTTCGCCCACCGCCCGGCTACGACCGGTTCTTTACCTGCCTGACGGCGGATGAGCTGGGAATGGCCTTCGGGCGTGAAAATGTGATACATGGCGCGCTTGCGTCTGGTGGTTTGGCATCCCGTGTTGTAGAGGAAGCCAAGAAACTACAAGCGATGCGCGTGCAAGATAGCGACGGTGGCAACGGTCACCGGAAAGGTACGAAGACCAGATGA
- the infB gene encoding translation initiation factor IF-2: MSDNDGKKTLGLRGGGRPGQVKQSFSHGRTKNVVVETKRKRVVVPKPGAASGSGATSPAAGDPKKRPAGISDAELERRMKALQAAKARETEEAETRAAEEKAREEERNRRREEAEAKEREEREREEALKAKAEEEERKKRDAEEAKKTAKQPAPAADPAAAQAAEQRGAGKAPSGPRKKDDRGAAADRQNRNTKGAARDDGRRSGKLTLNQALRGGGDRHRSVASMRRKQERARQKAMGEQVDREKVIRDVQLPEAIVVSELAVRMAERVADVVKSLMNMGMMVTQNQSIDADTAELIIEEFGHKVVRVSDADVEDVIDQVEDKEEDLVDRPPVITIMGHVDHGKTSLLDAIRNAKVTAGEAGGITQHIGAYQVKTDSGAVLSFLDTPGHAAFTSMRARGAQVTDIVVLVVAADDAVMPQTIEAINHAKAAEVPMIVAINKCDKPAANPDQVRTELLQHEVIVEKMSGDVQDVEVSAITGQGLDELLEAIALQAEILELKANPNRAASGAVIEAQLDVGRGPVATVLVQNGTLKQGDIFVVGEQYGKVRALVNDQGDRVTEAGPSVPVEVLGLNGTPEAGDVLNVVDTEAQAREIAEYREQAAKDKRAAAGAATTLEQMMAKAKADEDVAELPILVKADVQGSAEAIVQAMEKIGNEEVRVRVLHYGVGAITESDIGLAEASGAPVIGFNVRANASARNSANQKGVEIRYYSIIYDLVDDVKAAASGLLSAEVRENFIGYAEIREVFKVSGVGKVAGCLVTEGVARRSAGVRLLRDNVVIHEGTLKTLKRFKDEVKEVQSGQECGMAFENYDDIRPNDVIEIFEREEVERTLD; this comes from the coding sequence ATGAGCGATAATGACGGCAAAAAGACCCTTGGACTGCGCGGCGGTGGACGCCCCGGTCAGGTGAAGCAAAGCTTTAGCCACGGGCGGACGAAGAACGTCGTGGTCGAAACGAAACGCAAGCGCGTTGTCGTACCCAAGCCGGGTGCGGCATCGGGTTCTGGTGCGACCTCTCCTGCGGCGGGCGATCCGAAGAAACGCCCCGCCGGCATTTCGGATGCTGAGCTGGAGCGTCGCATGAAAGCATTGCAGGCCGCCAAGGCCCGCGAAACAGAAGAAGCAGAAACTCGCGCTGCTGAAGAAAAAGCGCGTGAGGAAGAGCGCAATCGCCGCCGCGAAGAGGCTGAAGCCAAAGAACGCGAAGAGCGTGAGCGCGAAGAAGCTCTGAAAGCAAAGGCTGAAGAGGAAGAACGCAAGAAGCGCGATGCCGAGGAAGCCAAGAAGACCGCAAAACAGCCTGCGCCTGCCGCAGATCCTGCCGCCGCCCAAGCCGCCGAACAGCGTGGCGCCGGGAAAGCACCGTCAGGTCCGCGTAAGAAAGATGACCGTGGTGCAGCCGCAGATCGTCAGAACCGCAACACCAAGGGTGCCGCACGTGACGATGGTCGCCGTTCTGGCAAGCTGACGCTGAACCAAGCCCTGCGTGGCGGTGGTGATCGCCACCGCTCGGTCGCCTCGATGCGCCGCAAGCAGGAGCGCGCGCGTCAAAAGGCAATGGGTGAACAGGTTGATCGGGAAAAGGTCATTCGTGATGTTCAATTGCCCGAAGCCATCGTCGTGTCCGAGCTTGCCGTCCGCATGGCCGAACGTGTCGCGGATGTCGTTAAGTCGCTGATGAACATGGGCATGATGGTCACACAGAATCAATCGATTGACGCGGATACCGCCGAACTGATCATCGAAGAGTTTGGCCACAAGGTCGTGCGCGTGTCGGATGCAGATGTTGAAGACGTGATTGATCAGGTCGAGGACAAGGAAGAAGACCTTGTTGATCGCCCGCCGGTCATCACCATCATGGGTCACGTTGACCACGGTAAGACTTCGCTTCTGGATGCGATCCGGAACGCCAAGGTGACAGCCGGCGAAGCCGGTGGGATCACCCAGCATATCGGGGCCTATCAGGTCAAAACCGATAGCGGCGCGGTGCTGTCTTTCCTGGATACGCCCGGCCACGCTGCCTTTACGTCGATGCGTGCCCGTGGGGCACAGGTTACCGATATCGTAGTGCTGGTTGTGGCTGCCGATGATGCGGTCATGCCGCAGACCATCGAAGCGATAAACCACGCCAAGGCTGCCGAAGTGCCGATGATTGTGGCAATCAACAAGTGTGACAAACCCGCTGCCAATCCTGATCAGGTGCGCACAGAGCTTTTGCAACACGAAGTGATCGTTGAGAAGATGTCAGGCGACGTTCAAGACGTCGAAGTGTCGGCCATCACCGGGCAAGGTCTGGATGAACTGCTGGAAGCCATCGCGCTTCAGGCTGAAATCCTTGAACTGAAGGCCAACCCGAACCGCGCCGCTTCTGGTGCCGTGATCGAAGCACAGCTTGACGTGGGCCGTGGCCCAGTTGCTACCGTACTGGTGCAGAACGGTACGCTGAAGCAGGGCGATATCTTCGTCGTGGGCGAGCAATACGGTAAAGTTCGTGCATTGGTAAACGATCAGGGTGACCGCGTTACCGAAGCCGGGCCGTCTGTTCCGGTCGAAGTGCTTGGCCTGAACGGCACGCCCGAAGCAGGTGACGTTCTGAACGTCGTGGACACCGAAGCGCAGGCTCGCGAAATCGCTGAATATCGCGAACAGGCCGCCAAGGACAAGCGCGCCGCAGCAGGTGCCGCGACCACGCTGGAACAGATGATGGCAAAAGCTAAGGCCGACGAAGACGTCGCCGAGCTGCCCATTCTGGTCAAAGCCGATGTTCAAGGCTCTGCCGAAGCCATCGTTCAGGCGATGGAGAAGATCGGCAACGAAGAAGTGCGCGTGCGCGTCCTGCACTATGGTGTGGGCGCGATCACGGAATCCGATATCGGCCTGGCAGAAGCATCGGGTGCTCCGGTAATCGGCTTTAATGTCCGTGCGAACGCATCGGCGCGTAATTCGGCCAACCAGAAGGGTGTCGAAATCCGCTATTATTCGATCATCTACGATCTTGTGGATGACGTGAAAGCAGCGGCGTCGGGTCTTTTGTCCGCCGAGGTGCGAGAGAACTTCATCGGCTATGCCGAGATTCGCGAAGTGTTCAAAGTGTCTGGCGTCGGCAAAGTTGCCGGTTGTCTGGTCACCGAAGGTGTTGCGCGTCGTTCTGCTGGTGTGCGTTTGCTGCGTGACAACGTGGTGATCCACGAAGGTACGCTGAAAACACTGAAGCGCTTCAAGGACGAAGTGAAAGAAGTGCAGTCAGGTCAGGAGTGCGGGATGGCGTTTGAAAACTATGACGATATCCGCCCGAATGATGTGATCGAGATCTTCGAACGGGAAGAAGTCGAGCGCACGCTGGACTAG
- the mutT gene encoding 8-oxo-dGTP diphosphatase MutT has product MKVVLVSAVALIDRDGRVLLAQRPEGKSMAGLWEFPGGKVEPGETPEHALIRELKEELDINTWASCLAPLTFASHSYEDFHLLMPVFACRKWDGQPKPQEGQSLSWARVNQLRDYPMPPADLPLIPVLRDWL; this is encoded by the coding sequence ATGAAGGTTGTTCTTGTCTCAGCCGTTGCGCTGATCGACCGTGATGGGCGGGTTTTGCTGGCTCAGCGACCTGAGGGAAAATCCATGGCAGGTCTGTGGGAATTTCCCGGCGGCAAGGTCGAACCCGGCGAAACACCCGAACATGCGCTGATCCGCGAGCTGAAAGAAGAGCTTGATATCAACACCTGGGCGTCATGCCTTGCGCCTTTGACCTTCGCTAGCCACAGCTATGAAGACTTCCATCTATTGATGCCCGTCTTTGCCTGTCGCAAGTGGGATGGCCAGCCAAAACCGCAGGAAGGTCAATCCCTTAGCTGGGCGCGTGTTAACCAATTACGTGATTATCCGATGCCACCAGCCGATCTGCCTCTGATCCCTGTTTTGCGGGACTGGCTATAA
- the argJ gene encoding bifunctional glutamate N-acetyltransferase/amino-acid acetyltransferase ArgJ has protein sequence MGKTAKIKKLKAKLKTLKAQLKAAQTHTHSVAPLAPKSFPDLPVVAGARFSAVKAGVKYADRLDVMLAELQPGTTIAGVFTKSVTRSAPVLDCQSKLGSDAADGAAILVNAGNSNAFTGAAGDGSVNAITSEVAKALSVPKNRVYTASTGVIGVPLPHDRILARIDELKGTLVPDGLELAAQAIRTTDTFAKGAKAEVKIGDQTVHIAGIAKGSGMIAPDMATMLVFIFTDAKVAQDDLQSMLSDLTETTFNCITVDSDTSTSDSLLLAATGASDIEVAKDNQAFRSALHGVMLDLAHQVVRDGEGATKFVEVRVTGAKSDSDARTHALAIANSPLVKTAIAGEDPNWGRVVMAIGKSGAYAERDKLAIRFGDVLVAEKGWVSPQYREEDGADYMKRDDLVITVDLGVGDGASSVWTCDLTHGYIQINADYRS, from the coding sequence ATGGGAAAGACTGCAAAGATCAAGAAACTGAAGGCCAAGCTGAAGACGCTTAAAGCGCAGTTAAAGGCGGCTCAGACACATACCCACTCCGTCGCGCCGTTGGCGCCGAAATCCTTCCCGGATCTGCCCGTGGTTGCGGGTGCAAGGTTTTCGGCAGTCAAAGCGGGGGTGAAATACGCGGATCGACTGGATGTCATGCTGGCCGAATTGCAACCCGGCACCACCATCGCAGGTGTTTTTACCAAATCGGTCACCCGGTCAGCCCCTGTTTTGGACTGCCAATCCAAACTCGGGTCGGATGCCGCCGACGGTGCCGCCATTTTGGTCAATGCCGGTAATTCGAATGCGTTTACGGGTGCCGCAGGTGACGGTTCGGTTAACGCCATCACGAGCGAAGTTGCCAAGGCGCTGTCTGTGCCAAAAAACAGGGTCTATACCGCCTCAACAGGTGTTATTGGCGTGCCGCTGCCGCATGATCGCATCCTGGCACGGATTGACGAATTGAAAGGCACGCTAGTGCCCGATGGGTTGGAATTGGCCGCACAAGCCATCCGCACCACAGACACTTTCGCCAAAGGCGCCAAGGCCGAGGTCAAGATCGGTGATCAGACCGTTCACATAGCCGGTATTGCCAAAGGTTCGGGCATGATCGCACCAGACATGGCAACGATGCTGGTGTTTATCTTTACCGACGCCAAGGTGGCTCAGGATGATTTGCAATCTATGCTGTCAGACCTGACGGAAACAACATTCAACTGCATCACGGTCGACAGCGATACGTCTACGTCCGACTCGCTTTTGCTGGCGGCGACGGGTGCCTCAGATATCGAAGTCGCGAAAGACAATCAGGCTTTTCGATCTGCCCTGCATGGCGTGATGCTGGATCTGGCACATCAGGTGGTGCGCGACGGTGAAGGCGCAACCAAGTTTGTAGAAGTGCGCGTTACGGGTGCGAAATCCGATTCAGACGCCCGCACTCATGCCCTTGCGATTGCCAATTCTCCTTTGGTGAAGACAGCGATCGCAGGCGAAGATCCCAATTGGGGCAGGGTGGTCATGGCAATCGGAAAATCCGGCGCCTATGCCGAACGAGACAAATTGGCGATCCGGTTTGGCGACGTTCTGGTCGCGGAAAAAGGCTGGGTCTCGCCGCAATACCGCGAAGAGGATGGCGCGGACTATATGAAGCGAGACGATCTTGTTATCACCGTCGATTTGGGTGTTGGTGACGGCGCATCGTCTGTCTGGACATGCGATTTGACGCATGGCTACATCCAGATCAACGCCGACTATCGGTCATAA
- a CDS encoding peptidylprolyl isomerase, translating into MLKRNALFLTTALSVGLAFPLSAQDTSTTEAQTEKPAVEMIDVTGDTVVATVNGEDITMAHLVAARASLPEQFQQLPDDVLLPGIVEQLIQQAVLGQAMGELSHRAEIRLENQRREMAANDKVEEVMESAVTDEALQAAYDAEYADAEPTQEFSAAHILVETEDKAKELIEELSGGADFAELAKEHSTGPSGPGGGDLGWFSAGMMVKPFEDAVMGMEAGAISDPVQTQFGWHVIKLNEIRMKGAPTLDDVRSELTIKVENDAVETALKALLDAAKIDRIALEGIDPAKLRDMTLLDQ; encoded by the coding sequence ATGTTGAAACGCAACGCTCTTTTTCTGACCACCGCCTTGTCTGTTGGTCTGGCATTTCCGCTGAGCGCCCAAGATACCAGTACAACCGAGGCGCAAACTGAAAAGCCAGCGGTCGAAATGATTGACGTGACAGGTGATACCGTGGTCGCGACCGTCAACGGCGAAGACATCACAATGGCACATCTGGTCGCTGCACGGGCCAGCCTTCCGGAACAGTTTCAGCAACTGCCGGATGATGTTCTTCTGCCGGGCATTGTCGAGCAACTGATCCAACAGGCGGTTTTGGGGCAGGCGATGGGAGAACTCAGCCACCGTGCGGAAATTCGCCTGGAAAACCAGCGTCGTGAAATGGCTGCCAATGACAAAGTGGAAGAGGTGATGGAAAGCGCCGTTACTGACGAAGCGCTGCAAGCCGCCTATGACGCAGAATATGCGGACGCAGAGCCGACGCAGGAATTCAGCGCAGCACACATCCTTGTCGAGACCGAAGACAAGGCGAAAGAACTAATCGAAGAACTGAGCGGCGGTGCGGATTTCGCTGAACTGGCGAAAGAACACTCCACGGGCCCATCTGGCCCCGGTGGTGGCGATTTAGGCTGGTTTAGTGCCGGTATGATGGTCAAACCTTTCGAAGATGCGGTGATGGGAATGGAAGCCGGTGCCATCTCGGACCCCGTTCAGACCCAGTTTGGCTGGCATGTAATCAAGCTGAACGAAATCCGTATGAAAGGCGCGCCGACGCTGGACGATGTACGCAGCGAACTGACCATCAAAGTTGAAAACGACGCTGTCGAAACTGCCCTTAAGGCGCTTCTGGATGCTGCGAAAATTGACCGCATTGCGCTTGAGGGGATCGACCCGGCAAAATTGCGTGATATGACGCTTTTGGACCAATAA
- the secA gene encoding preprotein translocase subunit SecA codes for MLGKIARKVFGTPNDRMIKATRPIVEKINALEDEYAALTDEGIITKTEELKKRIADGEKLDAILPEAFANCREAAKRALGLRAFDTQLIGGIFLHRGNIAEMKTGEGKTLVATFPAYLNALSGEGVHIVTVNDYLAKRDAEWMSKVYGALGLTTGVVYPHQPDDEKRAAYACDVTYATNNELGFDYLRDNMKSELKDMYQRGHNFAIVDEVDSILIDEARTPLIISGPSEDRSELYVTIDKLIPELTEEHYTIDEKNRGATFSEEGNEFLEEILHAHGLLPEGQSLYDPESTTIVHHVNQGLRAHKLFQRDKDYIVRDGEVVLIDEFTGRMMAGRRLSEGLHQAIEAKEGCKTQPENVTLASVTFQNYFRLYNKLSGMTGTALTEADEFDEIYKLGVVEIPTNRPIARVDDHDAVYRTTAEKYAAVVEEIRTANEKGQPMLVGTTSIEKSEELSKLLTEAGIKHDVLNARQHEREAQIVADAGKLGSVTIATNMAGRGTDIKLGGNVEFKVMEAIAADPDGNPDEIRAKIEAAHEADEQAVKDAGGLFVLATERHESRRIDNQLRGRSGRQGDPGRSSFFLSLEDDLMRIFGSERLEKVLSTLGMKEGEAIIHPWVNKSLERAQAKVEGRNFDIRKQLLKFDDVMNDQRKAIFGQRLEIMEAEDLSEIVGDMRHQVIDDLVDVHMPPKSYADQWDTAGLQAAVIENLGFEAPVIDWAAEEGVDDDSIRERLYNASDEFMAKKAADFGPETMRSIEKQLVLQTIDSKWREHLLTLDHLRSVVGFRGYAQRDPLNEYKNEAFQLFESMLDSLRSDVTNKLAQIRPMSEAEQQAMMQQMIQQQQALAQAADNAQDAKDGFDESNPASWGNPSRNDPCPCGSGKKFKHCHGRLA; via the coding sequence ATGCTTGGAAAAATCGCGCGTAAGGTCTTTGGCACTCCCAATGACCGAATGATCAAAGCGACCCGCCCGATCGTCGAAAAAATCAACGCGCTTGAGGATGAGTATGCCGCCCTGACGGATGAGGGCATCATCACCAAGACTGAAGAACTCAAAAAACGCATCGCGGACGGTGAGAAGCTGGACGCGATCCTGCCTGAAGCCTTCGCCAACTGTCGCGAGGCTGCGAAACGTGCGCTGGGCCTGCGTGCGTTTGACACACAGCTGATCGGCGGCATCTTCCTGCACCGCGGCAACATTGCCGAAATGAAAACCGGTGAAGGTAAAACACTGGTTGCGACCTTCCCCGCCTATCTGAATGCACTGTCGGGTGAGGGCGTGCATATCGTCACGGTAAACGATTATCTGGCCAAACGTGACGCAGAATGGATGAGTAAGGTCTATGGCGCGCTGGGGCTGACCACCGGTGTCGTCTATCCGCATCAGCCGGATGACGAGAAACGCGCGGCTTACGCCTGCGATGTGACCTATGCGACCAACAATGAGCTTGGATTCGATTATCTGCGCGACAATATGAAATCCGAGCTAAAAGACATGTATCAGCGTGGCCATAACTTCGCGATTGTGGACGAGGTCGATTCGATCCTGATCGACGAAGCGCGAACCCCTCTGATTATTTCCGGCCCGTCGGAAGATCGATCAGAACTATATGTCACTATCGACAAACTGATTCCCGAACTGACCGAAGAACATTACACGATTGACGAAAAGAACCGTGGCGCCACTTTTTCCGAAGAAGGCAACGAGTTTCTCGAAGAAATCCTGCATGCCCATGGCTTGCTGCCGGAAGGCCAATCGCTTTACGACCCAGAAAGCACCACCATTGTTCACCACGTCAACCAAGGCTTGCGCGCGCACAAACTGTTTCAGCGCGACAAAGACTATATCGTTCGCGATGGCGAGGTTGTGCTGATCGACGAATTTACCGGACGCATGATGGCGGGTCGCCGCCTGTCCGAAGGTCTGCACCAGGCCATTGAAGCCAAGGAAGGCTGCAAGACGCAGCCTGAGAATGTGACACTGGCCTCGGTGACGTTCCAGAACTATTTCCGTTTGTATAATAAGCTATCCGGTATGACCGGCACAGCGCTGACCGAAGCCGACGAGTTCGACGAAATCTATAAGCTGGGCGTGGTCGAAATTCCGACCAACCGGCCCATCGCACGTGTGGACGATCACGATGCGGTCTACCGCACAACAGCCGAGAAATATGCCGCTGTTGTCGAAGAAATTCGTACGGCTAATGAGAAAGGCCAGCCCATGCTGGTCGGCACCACCTCGATTGAAAAATCGGAGGAGCTGTCCAAGCTTCTGACCGAAGCTGGCATCAAGCATGACGTCCTGAACGCGCGCCAGCACGAGCGCGAAGCGCAGATTGTGGCTGATGCGGGTAAATTGGGGTCTGTGACCATCGCCACGAACATGGCCGGGCGTGGGACCGACATCAAACTTGGTGGCAACGTCGAATTCAAAGTGATGGAGGCCATTGCCGCCGATCCCGACGGCAACCCCGATGAAATCCGCGCCAAGATTGAAGCCGCCCACGAGGCGGATGAGCAAGCTGTTAAAGACGCCGGCGGTCTGTTCGTTCTGGCTACCGAACGGCATGAAAGCCGCCGGATCGACAATCAGCTGCGCGGCCGGTCCGGTCGTCAGGGTGACCCCGGTCGGTCGTCCTTCTTCCTGTCATTGGAAGATGACTTGATGCGCATTTTCGGATCCGAACGGCTGGAAAAAGTGCTGTCCACTCTTGGAATGAAAGAAGGCGAGGCGATCATTCACCCATGGGTGAACAAATCGCTGGAGCGCGCGCAGGCCAAGGTCGAAGGCCGCAACTTCGATATTCGTAAGCAGCTTCTGAAATTCGATGACGTGATGAATGATCAGCGGAAAGCGATCTTTGGTCAGCGTCTGGAAATCATGGAAGCCGAAGACCTGTCCGAGATCGTAGGCGATATGCGTCATCAGGTCATCGACGATCTGGTCGATGTTCACATGCCGCCGAAATCTTATGCCGATCAATGGGATACCGCAGGCTTGCAGGCGGCCGTGATCGAGAATCTGGGCTTCGAAGCCCCGGTGATCGACTGGGCCGCAGAAGAAGGCGTGGACGACGACAGCATTCGCGAACGGCTTTATAACGCTTCGGATGAGTTCATGGCGAAAAAGGCCGCAGATTTCGGGCCGGAGACCATGCGCTCGATCGAGAAGCAGTTGGTGTTGCAAACCATTGACAGCAAATGGCGCGAGCATCTTCTGACGCTGGATCACCTGCGCTCGGTTGTTGGGTTCCGTGGATATGCTCAACGCGACCCGTTGAACGAATACAAGAACGAAGCGTTCCAACTGTTTGAGAGTATGCTTGATAGCCTGCGCTCTGATGTGACCAATAAACTTGCTCAGATTCGCCCGATGTCCGAAGCCGAGCAGCAAGCGATGATGCAGCAAATGATCCAACAACAGCAGGCACTGGCGCAGGCTGCAGACAATGCGCAGGATGCCAAGGACGGGTTTGATGAATCCAATCCGGCCAGTTGGGGCAACCCGTCGCGCAACGATCCCTGCCCTTGCGGATCGGGCAAGAAGTTCAAACATTGTCACGGTCGGCTGGCCTGA
- a CDS encoding phosphate ABC transporter substrate-binding/OmpA family protein produces MNILRAVIAMAIVMLATGHAALADDVTLTSRDGAIELTGTLLTFDGEFYRVDTEFGILTVDSSGVTCEGPGCPSLGPFVAELTISGAYTMGEVLFPALVEGFALREGYALKREEVLGVGTLYTLYDGASGQEQARITIKLTTSAEGFADLLGQQADMVLSMRQASTRERSMAREAGLGDLKIARQSRVIALDALVPVVSPGNPVTKLSIAQLAAIYAGKIRNWSELGGEDAPITPYLMDIEEGFGPAFMQQVIAASGVSLSDRVRFHPSTKALNDAIARDPFGIAITSFMRPGNGEVVQLSGTCGFRVQASARSIKSEDYPLTMPMYLYLPERRLPLLAREFLSYLRTDSAQFVTRRAGFVDQALTRIPIQHQGDRMANAISAAGDEVALDELKRMVNIFDGKDRMSISFRFEGGSTRLDAPSRSNVALLAKALESGRFDGHQMVFVGFSDGQGAAEQNLDLALKRATAVRKQVLTQLEAFDDTRVDLQVDAFGEAMPMACDDSAWGRSVNRRVEIWVD; encoded by the coding sequence ATGAACATTTTGCGCGCGGTCATCGCGATGGCAATTGTGATGCTGGCAACCGGCCATGCAGCTTTGGCTGACGACGTGACGCTGACCTCACGCGATGGCGCGATCGAGCTGACGGGCACTCTTCTGACCTTCGACGGCGAGTTTTACCGCGTAGATACCGAATTCGGTATTCTGACGGTCGATAGCTCTGGCGTCACCTGCGAAGGGCCCGGGTGTCCCAGCCTTGGCCCGTTTGTGGCTGAGCTGACCATCTCGGGCGCGTACACGATGGGTGAAGTGCTGTTCCCGGCCCTGGTTGAAGGCTTCGCGCTGCGTGAAGGCTATGCGCTTAAACGCGAAGAGGTGTTGGGTGTCGGCACACTTTATACGTTGTATGATGGGGCATCTGGGCAGGAACAGGCACGCATAACGATCAAGCTGACCACAAGCGCGGAGGGGTTTGCCGACCTTTTGGGGCAGCAAGCCGACATGGTTCTGTCGATGCGACAAGCGTCTACCCGCGAACGCAGCATGGCGCGCGAGGCCGGGCTTGGCGATCTAAAAATCGCACGGCAAAGTCGGGTGATCGCGTTGGATGCGCTGGTGCCGGTGGTGTCGCCGGGCAATCCGGTGACCAAGCTGTCGATCGCGCAACTGGCCGCGATCTACGCCGGCAAGATCAGGAATTGGAGCGAGCTTGGTGGCGAAGATGCCCCTATCACACCCTATCTGATGGACATCGAAGAAGGTTTTGGTCCCGCCTTCATGCAGCAGGTCATCGCCGCAAGCGGTGTTAGCCTGTCGGACCGCGTGCGTTTCCATCCATCGACCAAGGCGTTGAACGATGCCATCGCACGCGATCCGTTTGGCATCGCAATCACGTCCTTCATGCGCCCCGGCAATGGCGAGGTGGTTCAACTGTCTGGCACCTGTGGCTTTCGTGTGCAGGCATCGGCCCGGTCAATCAAGTCGGAAGATTATCCACTGACCATGCCAATGTACCTGTATCTTCCAGAAAGGCGTCTACCACTTCTGGCGCGCGAGTTCCTTTCCTATCTTCGTACGGACAGTGCACAGTTCGTGACTCGCCGGGCCGGGTTTGTCGATCAGGCGCTGACACGTATTCCAATACAGCATCAGGGGGATCGTATGGCCAATGCCATCTCAGCGGCGGGGGACGAAGTGGCATTGGATGAGCTGAAGCGCATGGTGAACATATTTGACGGCAAAGATCGCATGTCGATCAGTTTCCGGTTTGAAGGGGGTTCAACCCGGTTGGATGCGCCCTCCCGCTCCAACGTTGCGTTGCTGGCCAAGGCCTTGGAAAGTGGTCGTTTTGACGGGCATCAGATGGTGTTTGTCGGATTCTCTGATGGACAGGGCGCAGCGGAACAAAACCTTGATCTGGCCCTTAAACGCGCCACGGCCGTGCGTAAGCAGGTCTTGACGCAGCTAGAGGCTTTCGACGACACCCGCGTTGATCTTCAGGTCGATGCGTTTGGTGAAGCGATGCCCATGGCCTGTGACGACAGCGCATGGGGGCGCAGCGTCAATCGCCGGGTCGAAATCTGGGTCGACTGA
- the radC gene encoding DNA repair protein RadC — protein MTESRQFQFDEMPQALFDTDEAPVLPVAVKDGKLPSYIKDHRKRLRDRFMAGGAQAMPDYEMLELVLFRAIPRRDVKPLARCLLDTFGDFNRVVTAPVQRLRDIPGIGDAVITELKIVEAAAQRMARSRVIQRHVISSWDAVLDYCHTTMAHRDTEQFRVLFLDRKNVLIADEAQGQGTVDHVPVYPREVVKRALELNASAIILVHNHPSGDPTPSDSDIQMTQQVNDAATALGLTLHDHLIIGKSTELSFRGSGYL, from the coding sequence ATGACCGAGAGCAGACAATTCCAATTCGATGAAATGCCCCAGGCGCTGTTTGACACAGACGAAGCGCCGGTGCTTCCAGTGGCGGTGAAGGACGGCAAGCTGCCATCTTACATCAAGGATCACCGCAAACGCCTGCGCGACCGGTTTATGGCCGGCGGGGCGCAGGCCATGCCGGATTATGAAATGCTGGAACTTGTGCTGTTCCGCGCCATTCCGCGACGGGATGTGAAGCCGCTGGCACGCTGCTTGCTGGACACATTCGGCGATTTCAACCGCGTGGTGACCGCCCCCGTGCAGCGCCTGCGCGATATACCGGGGATTGGTGATGCAGTGATCACCGAATTAAAGATCGTCGAAGCCGCCGCCCAACGCATGGCACGCAGTCGTGTCATTCAGCGGCATGTGATTTCATCTTGGGACGCGGTGCTGGATTATTGCCACACAACCATGGCCCATCGTGACACCGAACAGTTTCGGGTTCTGTTTCTTGATCGTAAAAACGTTCTGATCGCGGACGAGGCACAGGGGCAGGGCACCGTGGATCACGTGCCGGTTTATCCGCGCGAGGTTGTTAAGAGGGCGCTGGAACTGAATGCATCGGCAATCATCCTTGTGCACAATCACCCTTCGGGCGATCCCACGCCATCTGATAGCGATATTCAAATGACCCAGCAGGTGAACGACGCGGCAACCGCGCTTGGTCTGACACTGCATGACCATCTGATCATCGGAAAATCGACAGAGCTCAGCTTTCGCGGGTCGGGATATCTTTAA